tcatttttaaaatattccttTTCAACACACACTTCCATGTCTTATTATCTTACTCCCCCACAAAACACTTAACAGCCACAGCCTTGAGGCAGCTGTGGTTTGGCCACGAGTAGTTTAGTTAATAATAGGAAACAACATGAACTACTGTGTACTCCATGTATGCCGCCAACTTATACACTCATAGGAGACAAAAACTATTAATGTCCACAGAGTCAGCTCCTGTTACATGTAGCCTTGAGCGAAACACATCAGCCAAATCAAACACTGGCACTGAATGTAAAACATAACGAATAAGAGAAGGTTGCAAAATAGACTCTGTAAGGGAGAGGGCAGCATCTTTTAACCTGACAACAGAgatgactttgaatgtgtcatgtataaaactcaaacaaaaaacttttggTTTAATAGTAACACTTCAGATGGAGAAAGCTGATCTTTGAGATGACCCAAGTATCTGTGTGTTAGCGTTTACTCACTCAGCATTACTTCCAAACTGCAGCTGACACGCTGCACTGTTGCTTGTAGTCCTACTGGAATAATCCACAGGCTGGTTTTGCAGGGCTGCAGCATAGAGACAACAAACAGACAGGATATTGAAAAAGCTCTAtgccagtggttcttaaccttgttggaggtaccgaaccccaccagcttcatatgcgcattcactgaacccctctttagtgaaaaataaaatgtgatttttttactggtgcacaaaatgagccatGCATGTCATGGCGAaggctctgccgaacccctgagaccgactcaccgaacccctagggttcgatcgaacccaggttaagaaccactgctcTATGCTGTTCCGCAGAGTCAAAGCGCACGActtgcagattaaaaaaaaaggctcgGGGACGCTTGGCCGTCTCCCGCCACCCGATTGGAAACAAACAACTCCcccaaaaataaaatctcttACCGGTTACTTCACGTCTCGGGCTGCTGGGTGCGGAGCTGACCTGCCGCTGGACTGCAACAGATGTTGGCGTGATGCTGAAGGAGGCATGACGTgccatttttgcttttctgaGCTCCTGTCCTGGCTGTGCAGACTCAGATGAAGCGATGGCTGCTACATTCAAAGTGTTTCCTACAGGTAGATGGATGACGACTGATTTAGGGTAAGAGCATTGATGACAAACGCAGTTCTTAGATTGACAAAGGTCTGGACTGTCTTATATTTTCAAGTTACTCTAGCAGAGTTCACTGAAGTCATCTTTAACTCTCACCAGCATTCACAGAGCTGCTGAATTCAACCGGGCCGAGCCACTTGAAGGCCGGCTTTCTGCCCCTCTCCTCTCTGACATGAACCTTCTTTATGAGGCTGAGGCTGGTCAGCACGTTGGCAATATCATACAGACGCCGCACCTTAGCTGGagatcacacagacacagtgtttAGTTTGGTGAAATACTGTTTCCTGGAATCTATACACGTCACTATACACGTTGCAGCACTTCTGGATTTCTTACTTTTGTACTTGCTGTGACTTGATGAGTCCTGACTCTCCTCGATGAGGACCTTTGCTGCTGCATCCAGGGTAACAGTCTGAGTTTTGGACACCAGGAAAAGCATGACAAACTTCTGGCTCATGATGCGCAGAGATTTGTCTTTCCTGTTGCTACCGGCTGCAAAGACAAGCAGAAGAAACGGACAGTGTAAAAAGCTACTGCTTTCTTAATTAGCAGTGAAAATCAGCCCACTAAAAACCAGTGAACCGTatgtttaattacattttattcattaataacAGGCACCAAAACTCCAAACAGAAATTCAAAGTACTTGTCAACATAAACTTGTTTCTTCTGTACATCCTCAGTctgaatgaaaacatttcagagaCGTGAAATCAAACCTGAAACCTCAGTACAACTTTTACAAACTAGATCTTTATTAGAATCCAGCCACATTATAAGTCTGCAAACGTACAACCTCTTAATGACAAGCTGTGAGCAGACAGAGGCAGCGTCGCTACGGTAACCAGGCTTGAATCCATTCCTGTGGGTTTAAGGCCTTATTCAGCTTTAGTGTTAAGCATTTGCCCGTGAAAATAAGCCTACACCTAAACTGTTACATGCAGGCAACTGAAGTGATACTTAGTCTAATGAAGACTACGGTTAACGTCTAATCTTTATTTGGAGCCAATATGGAAGAAAAGGCACACTCTCCTTATAGTGTTCATTTTAAACACTCAAAACTCTTCATCTCCAgtcttatttttcagtttattacCGCTTCCAGCATCTCCTTCCCCCCCGTCATCCTCTCGGCCCGGTCCGGTCTCCCTGGCCTCGTTGGCCTGCTCCATCTGGAGGTGGTAGCCCTGCTGTCGGCCCTCACACTGCAGCTCCTCCAGGGTGGCTTCCAGCCGCTGACGACCGTACCAGGTGTAGCTGTTTTTGGCTATCCGCCCCACAATCGTCAGGGACTCCAACACATTCACGATGTCGTAGATCCGCCGCCGTTCCACCCCTGACAGGATTATAGCAACATTTCTCTAAAACATGTGCACGATTTGAGCAGCAGTCATTCCCAAATTCAATAGCAGTATTTTCCTGGCCCCATGAAGAGTTTACAGTGAGACAAATTGTAGTCATCTCCTTCTCCTGTGtccaactgctgctgctgctctcaaaTTACTGGTTCTTACCCAGATTGGCTGCCACTTCATCCAGCGAGATCCAGATGGGGCTGTGAAGCGGTGGGTAATCAGGATAAAGGGCAAGGAACTTCTGGCAAAGCAGACCCAGACTTTTCTGCTTTCTGCTCGGCTTTTTCTCTGCATCGTCCTCTTCATCAGCGGCTTCAAACTGGACAGAGATCAATGCCGTTGTCTTTTGGATTAGTCAACCAATCCAACAATCCACAGCTTAAATGACTAGTCTTTAAACAGGActtcaataaaatatatttttcggAGAATATTAATTTAAACTACAACACAATAAATCCAATCTGTGTTAAAATGtccttttaaaacaaacaaacaaaacaccacacCTGACAAGAATCTTCCACCTCTGGATCCTCCACCACATTATCTGGGCTCGCTGGCTGGTCTTTATCATTCTCTATTGGTCTAAACAGCACCTTTTTCATCTCTCTGTCCCGGATGTCTGGGCTCGCCGCGCTGATCAGCATCTTCAGGTTAGCCGTTGGTGTCCAGGGTTCGGTCAGAGACGTGTGTTTGATGGGGGTAATGTGGGCGAGCTCAGAGGGAGCACCTTTTCTGTTGATCAGCAAAGTAGGAAGGGTGGACTCTGCAGATTTTAGCGGTGTTGATTTTCTCTTCTCTGCACACATGTTCTCCTGTGATGGAGACAGTTATGTGATCGAATTAGTGCAGGTTTGCCTTAATAAAGGCTCAAATATCCTCTCATACAGAATGAATTGCAAAGGGGTCATTTTATAGCAAAGaatgatgaaagaaaaacatgtaatcCTGGTTGAATTTATTCATACCAACTCATCCACTATATAAACACACATCTCCAAAGATCCGAATAAGCCATCCATATGCTGAATCTGAGACCGGAGGCCTGCTCCTGAATCTGGAGGAATCAAGCAACTCACACTGATTTGTACAACCCTCAAGATCTTATTTAGCACTGTAGCCCACAGCCCTTGCTGCTGAAAGCCAAAAGCAATAAGCTCTCACGTGACTGAACACAGCGCTCTGATTGCGCTGATTTCAAAGCTTTCTTTCAGATGAATCTTATAAAACCTGCCTCACCTGATTTAAAGCAGGGTGCCACCTTAGCCTACCTTTTGTTCCCCGCGAgccccatcctcctcctccggcaCCACCGTTGAACTCTTCCTTGGACTTGAGAGGTCTTTCAGTGCGAGGCATTGAACCTCCATCTGGGAAAAATGCGTTCCAAAGTAAAGACAAATATTGAGAATGGGAATTGTAAAGTTACACTTAAAAGTAAACCCAGATCCGTGGTCAGCTGAATTTGGCGCAAAGAGCATCGGCTAACTAGCCTTCATAAAGCTAACTGCGCTGCTCTTCCTCAACCCTGTAACTTTACAGCTGAAGTGCCGCATTAACTTTTTAGCTGACAGTAATTAGTTTACAGCTACAGGTATTAATATACAACGTTAGTAGAATGTTATTTCTAAGTTGCAACACGAGTTGCGGCCGTAAATTATTTTATGCAAATGGTCCACAGCTTTAGCCGTTGCTGAGCCTGTGAATAGAGGTAAATGCGTTTCTGATGGATGTTATAAGTCAGTAAGACTTAGCATTAATTAGTTACCTAGCCAGGGACACTGTTATAGCTGTGTTGCAGAAACCCTCCGGAGGGAAATCACCACTCTTTACCTTCGCtgttgaatgaatgaaatcGTCAAGTGTGGCTCTGCGTCCCCGTTTTACACACTTGTCAGGGCGCCGCTCCTTCAGACCGACATAGCAGTTTATTTCCCTCTTCAGAAAGAAGCAGGCAGTCCTTCTCAAATCCTTTCTTCAGACTCCTGTTCAGCTATACTACTCCTTGGAGAATCCAACATCACCCGCTCAAGCTTGTTTTCTGGCGCTCTCCTACAGCTGGGTCACTCAGCCAATCAGCGGTCAGCTGACTGACTCCGTCATACGGCTCCAGCCACTCAGTGCTATTGTACTCGGGTGCGCGCCTCAGATAATACCAATGAGGGACCGGACGTCCACGCCTCCAGATCTGTGTTGGCGGGGCAACCGGCGCGTTTATGTTCACGAAGATGGTCATAAGAAGATGTCTCACTCTagtgattttattttcctaCATGGAACCTGAAGTTCTGGCTGATTAAATTTGAAGGTGTTTGATGTATTCTAAAAGTTTTTGTtaggtttttaattaaaagaattTACACGACTCGAAGTCTAGACAGCGAGTAAATTTGATGGGGAAAgtacaaaagaacaacaacaataataataataacaataaaaagccCAGCCTTCTCACTACAGTGTGGAAATTCGTGGGTACCCTGTGCTCATGGTTTGCGATTTCTTTAGTAAGTATTTGGTAATAcctaaaatttatttaaaataaaaactgacatttatttcAGAGCCTGTTCCTTTTAGGCATACTGTGAGTAGCCGACACTTGAGAGGTCAAGGAGTTACTTCTATAGACGatctttgtttctcagctgagAAGTTTGGCTTGTCTGCGTCTTCTCCCACGGTCCTAGCAGCGGCAAGTAGAACTTTTTTTGCGCCTACAAAGGCGCTTTTAATATGTTCAGCTTAATCACTCCGGCGCTAGTCTCTGTGGACGGCTGTAATTAGCTGATCAGCTGCTGAAACAGACAGATGGGAGGCGGCGGAAGGGGGAGGAGCGCGAGTGGCGCTAACAGTACCTGGGCCATAGCGGGAAAAGCGGCGGTGGGAAAGTGGGCTCACTTTCTAGCAGCCGGGATCCcgccctgtatgcaaactggtatGCAAACTGGCAGAGGACGAGCTCTCAGTCACGAACCCCAAATGCTTGCATAATAGCCCCCAATACACACAGCATGCCGCCAGCTCCCAGTCAGATGTGAGCTACAGCAGAAAACGTGTAACCTCAAAGGTGTTTATGTCAAAGCGCAGGAAACGTGCCTGTATTTCAAGACTGTAGGGTTGCTAAATTTGAGTTATGTCTATCACAGAAAAGGTCAATGACAGTGGCTTGCAAATAATGACTGTAGCAGACTGCTTTTCTCAAGTTTGAAGAGATGAAGagataaaacaaataatttaattaCTAAACTACATGGTACATCTGGGGACAAAAATGTCGGTGTCCAATAATTTTGCTGGATTTCTAGTGCAGTGCAAGAatttgtgctttttatgcatCAATTTACAATTTGTTTTCTCGCTTTTTAAGGGAAAACATAAACCAGGTAACAATTCAAATGAATGTAACATATTGATCTCAGGCATTCTGTGGTTTCTCAAATAGTTGTTAGTTACTACTTTCACTGTCactcacagacagcatgctgtcaccaaaaaacaaagaagaaaatcttGCTGTCATTCAAATTCACGTCATTCATGCATAAAAACTCGCTTTTCCTCCCCCGAGAGGCTCTAGGgcagagattatatctcttgggtTGGCTTGTTAACACACTGGTGTTCCCCCTAAAAAGCTGGATgaagtggctggggagagggaggtctgggtgtTTCTGCTTAGACTGCTAACTCCTATCACAGGGACCTGGGTAAACTTCAGATAATGGACGGATGGATAGTTACTTGTGACAAAATGACTACTGCACACTCTGTTAAtcattttctttgcaaaatGACACAACGATGATTACCTTTATTTATCCTGGTGCTACTCTGATAAACCTATTCCCTCATTTTGACTGTAGCAATGAATTGAAGGCCAACAGTAAAAAAAGCAACCAGTGTTTCTAACTGATCCAGTTGCATTCAAGCCTTTTGTTCTgctggtgtttggcttgatttgAGGTCAGCAAGTTCAGGCATGTTCTGTGGTGGTTGTTAATGCAATATAGTCAGAGAATTGTTTAAATTCAGTAAACGAAACAGCCCCACTCAGGACAGCATATACATTTACTATGGGAACACAGTAACCATTAGACTGAGAGTAAACAACAGGCTAGTGGTGGAGATTTCCTTTAAAGCTCAAAGGTAAAATCCGTTCTGTCGGACTCCCTCCACTTCTATCTGTTTCTGCCCTTTATTACCTTCCTCTGACTTGTTGTCACTCTGACAGACTTGTTTTCTTGTCCCAGCTTTGCTGCTCTGACCTTTTATTAAACTACTCCCCTGGAAAACTTGTTACAGTTCACACTGATCTCAGTAAAGACATCTGACACTGGCATTTAGGAAAGGTTTCAGACATAATCCTAAAAAAGCATCACCAGTAAACACACAAGAAATAATTTTGGAGAATGTTACTAATAATGGAGGGAATCACAACCTGACATGACAGGAACaacatacagtcatgtgaaaaaaatgttttcacagcatTCTGCAGTCCTGTGATAAACTAAGTACAGCTTGTTATTTAATAGCTCGTAGAACCacatttagcagcaataacctgaagtaactgttttctgtatgactctATCGGTCTCTTCAACGAGGTTTGTAGGTGTCCGTTTGTGTTCAGCTCTCTTAGACTTTGACTGGATTATTGCTTCCccttaattcttttctttttctgacattCTGTTTTAGGTTTGCTGCTATGCTTGGAGTCATTGTCCCGCagcatgacccagtttcagccaagctttggcttcacatttgactctagaatactttttaATAAAGAGCAGTTTGCGATTGATGTAATGACTTCACAGTGTCCTGTTCCTGTGGCTGTAAAACAagcctgaatcctcccttagttatgctactATAGGTCTAAGCTGCTGTTCCCATGATGCATGacgagtgtttcttcttcactcaccttttttcacacactgttttcatacaccactctgcattcattcattagttattattaatctctggctgtcttccacagcatgtctcttTCCTGTCTTTCTCACCTCAACCCCAGctggttgtggcagatggccgcccctccctgagcctggttctcccagaggtttcttctttttataaggGAGTTTTCTCTTCCCACTCTCACCAGTGCTTGCCCATCAGATGATTGGGGTTTTCtctattttctctgtattatggTAGTGTCTATACCTCACAATATAAGGTGCGTGGAGGtaacagttgttgtgatttgtgctatataaataaaatttaattgaaagtTGGTGATTTGATCGTTGGTTGCTCCAGTATGTATACCAAATTAATCTTGAGCaaacccaagttgctctccagtgTGTTGCAATCTAACAGGGTgttaatgttagatagaaagcacttaggcatAGAAAAACGTGCTATATACAAaccagtctttttctaattgtactgtcataaCTCTAAcattgttgtgtgttgtgttggcAGCGAGCTTTTTAAAAGCAGCCTGCAAActaaaacaaaccacaacaccCATGTAACACATTATTTTCTGACACTCTCATTAACTGATGACTGACTAGATAAATCATTAATCATCATTGCCTGAAATGGCAATGAGATACTGCTAAGATGTATTCTTTACATTAAAGAACATTTCACCCATGGACCCCAACAAAGAGCACattttatttcaattcaattcaattcaatttatacagcaccaaatctcagcaacagtcgcctcacaataatacatacagagaaaaacccaacaatcacatgaccccctatgagcactttggcgacagtgggaaggaaaaattggTCTTTAGCCAGAACGTGATGTTTCTCAAACCTTTCTGTTGAATTCTCACAAATTGttccttacacacacaaatctggcATTCATCAGTATTTGGTTAGCTGAATTCAAGAGCAATGCAAACAAATTAAGAAGTGCTTTACTCCATGCAGTACATGCAAATGTTGAAATTCCCGATGTCTTAGGAAATGGAAACcgcatttttaaacatttaaaaaaacaacaacgtaTATTTCATTCACTGCTTACATTTTTCTAAGATGCCAACAAAAATCCCCAAAGTGTTAAATAAGAATATGGAATTAGGAATAAACTCAAAGAACATAAAATGTAGTAGTACACTTAATTTATCCTTACAAATCGTCATGGCAACACTAACTTTTTTTTGAAACACTTGATAGCATCAAATTTAGAACAAAGAAACTTTGCACTTTCTTCGTTTCAACATTTCAGTGCTATTGTTACAATATACTgagaaaatgtgtgtttaagGAGTTGGAtccttctgtgtttgtgttttcagctgAGCAGGCTGTGATTTGTCCGTATTAGGCTGTCGTCAGTTGAGTTTGTTGGGTCTGTAGCGGCCCAGCGTTTCTCTCTCCATTTGCCTTCGCCGATCTCTATGATAAGGCTCACAGTGCAGTTTACCATGCTGAATTTCTCCAAAACGGAACTGGGAAATTTGGATTTGAGGTCAGGGGTTTTAGTTTCCCTTTTCATGAATATTAGGATATCATTGTTTCTATATTATAGGTAAAACGGCTGACATCCTCCccttttgtttaaagttcaaGTTTGAGAGTTTAAagtagtttgtccaccagagggcactctgcagCTTCCCTGTTGGCAACGCACCTGTTTGGACTACAAATACAACAACCAGCTGATCGGAGCAGAGTCGGATTACTCCTTTATGCTGTGCCCAAGACTTGACATTGACATTGTTGTATTGTCTTAACAAGGACCCATAAATAACTACGCATAACAAATTCTATGGAAATTTTATGCatctgaaagaaaaattaaacagatatctccagacacactggacatttGAATTAACCAGTCGGGGCATTGGGATGACTGTTGCATCCCAAAATCTTAGAGTAGACATGCAGTTATACAAAAATAATGGAAAGTCATCAGAGGCCACAGATGTTAGTCTTTATTGCATTAGTTCCATTTCAActgtctgtaaaaactaaaacacGAGGAGGCCAGAGGCCGATTTACAGACAGATGATACATTACACAACATGAATAATAATAGATGAATGGCGTGGATAGAAAATAAACCACATCTGAGAGAGGTATTCTCTATCATGAGCGCCTTTAGTGTAAATGGTAGTGTTTGATGCTCACATCTGCAGAGGGACGTGATCCGATTCTACCTGGCAAGCAGGACAAAAGCAGCATTAGAGGAAAACAATCTGCTGCAGTTTGATGTAGTGTCGACTGGCCAGATGCTCGTTAgggttcatatgtgtgtgtgatgtatgGGTAATGGAGAACGTCGGACGTCTGCAGGGGGCTGAGCTCAGTGGATTCAGCACAACTCTGCAGTGAAACAGATCGTCGCACGAGGGCTCGATTTCTCAACACATTGCCTCAGCAGGGTCACCACTGAATTCCAAATGTTAGCAGGTGCTGAAAAGTGATCTGTCTTCACTGCCTatgttttacattatttatattatcTGAGTAATTTAAAGTAATTTGTACTCCTACCATATGCTGTCAGGCTTTTAAAGCACTGGGTGC
The Astatotilapia calliptera chromosome 17, fAstCal1.2, whole genome shotgun sequence genome window above contains:
- the e2f7 gene encoding transcription factor E2F7 isoform X2; this translates as MEVQCLALKDLSSPRKSSTVVPEEEDGARGEQKENMCAEKRKSTPLKSAESTLPTLLINRKGAPSELAHITPIKHTSLTEPWTPTANLKMLISAASPDIRDREMKKVLFRPIENDKDQPASPDNVVEDPEVEDSCQFEAADEEDDAEKKPSRKQKSLGLLCQKFLALYPDYPPLHSPIWISLDEVAANLGVERRRIYDIVNVLESLTIVGRIAKNSYTWYGRQRLEATLEELQCEGRQQGYHLQMEQANEARETGPGREDDGGEGDAGSAGSNRKDKSLRIMSQKFVMLFLVSKTQTVTLDAAAKVLIEESQDSSSHSKYKTKVRRLYDIANVLTSLSLIKKVHVREERGRKPAFKWLGPVEFSSSVNAGNTLNVAAIASSESAQPGQELRKAKMARHASFSITPTSVAVQRQVSSAPSSPRREVTALQNQPVDYSSRTTSNSAACQLQFGSNADNRPGTPPQTRLMHNSSTALSPSSTLLAPLPHPEHLFVASPSSHCLAYLPSLSQPSVVMLYRPPETPNQMLEGHTSPRLEATKRKKEEREEEEMVLKKKGNSALEKCEKTRAEACRETAECSQAGAAAAGLCREQVIGESGGGNTSSEHAQPSHYLYVPNNAGLNGLNFLLSAGQPAASLALPPSSVPTLALPYVLVPSAALSHYPLVAGSLQQQGSDAHTKLSFGLPAMMSPAHFMVGGAPYSVVPVPPPSTPEQSGLYRSSAGTPHSPSRPRQTISINTPEPLTPHTPKETPASSSKAFFQTPGTLGSVVSAAPAVRKRGSAQRRLDIGHHPTS
- the e2f7 gene encoding transcription factor E2F7 isoform X1 — its product is MKTEKTNKMEVQCLALKDLSSPRKSSTVVPEEEDGARGEQKENMCAEKRKSTPLKSAESTLPTLLINRKGAPSELAHITPIKHTSLTEPWTPTANLKMLISAASPDIRDREMKKVLFRPIENDKDQPASPDNVVEDPEVEDSCQFEAADEEDDAEKKPSRKQKSLGLLCQKFLALYPDYPPLHSPIWISLDEVAANLGVERRRIYDIVNVLESLTIVGRIAKNSYTWYGRQRLEATLEELQCEGRQQGYHLQMEQANEARETGPGREDDGGEGDAGSAGSNRKDKSLRIMSQKFVMLFLVSKTQTVTLDAAAKVLIEESQDSSSHSKYKTKVRRLYDIANVLTSLSLIKKVHVREERGRKPAFKWLGPVEFSSSVNAGNTLNVAAIASSESAQPGQELRKAKMARHASFSITPTSVAVQRQVSSAPSSPRREVTALQNQPVDYSSRTTSNSAACQLQFGSNADNRPGTPPQTRLMHNSSTALSPSSTLLAPLPHPEHLFVASPSSHCLAYLPSLSQPSVVMLYRPPETPNQMLEGHTSPRLEATKRKKEEREEEEMVLKKKGNSALEKCEKTRAEACRETAECSQAGAAAAGLCREQVIGESGGGNTSSEHAQPSHYLYVPNNAGLNGLNFLLSAGQPAASLALPPSSVPTLALPYVLVPSAALSHYPLVAGSLQQQGSDAHTKLSFGLPAMMSPAHFMVGGAPYSVVPVPPPSTPEQSGLYRSSAGTPHSPSRPRQTISINTPEPLTPHTPKETPASSSKAFFQTPGTLGSVVSAAPAVRKRGSAQRRLDIGHHPTS